The Candidatus Firestonebacteria bacterium RIFOXYD2_FULL_39_29 DNA segment AAGCAAACAGGTGTTTGCCCGGGGTTCATCTTTAAGAGTTTCATTTATCTTCATCATAAGTTTATTGAGAACATCGGCGGCCTTTTGTGCTTTGGGGTTTATTGCCGTTACCAAATGAGGTTTAAGCCCTTCCTTCTGAGGATCTGTCTCAGAAAGTCCGTCTTCCAACCCTTCACCTTCCAGTATTACCACAAACCTGTGTTCTTTCCCATTTTTAAATATTATTTTTACTCCGTCGACCTCTTTGATTGCATTTGTAAGTTTACCTACTATCTCAATATTTTTATCCGTCGGGATCCTGCCCGCTCTTCTGTCCAAAATTATACCGTCTTTCATAGTGGCAAAATTCGCCCGGGCAGAAATATTCTTTGAGGTCATATGAAATCCTATACCCAGCGCTTCCAAGACCCCTCTTCCGATCAGGTATTGAAGCGGGTCATAGCCAAAAAGACCAAGATGAGCAGGACCGCTTCCCGGAGTAATGCCCCGTCCTATCGGATGGGAAAGCCCTAAAACACCTTTTTTCGCAAGCTGATCCAGATTGGGTTTCTTTGCAGTTTCCAATTCCGTCTTTCCGGTCGAAGGACTGCCTAACCCCCCGCAGCCGTCCATAACTAAAAGCATAATTTTCGAACCGGTCTTGACCGAAAGAGTTTTTATTGTATCCAAATTCATAATTACCTCCAAAATTTAATTTTCCTGTTACGGAAGGGTATACACAAAAAAGCAGATACAAGTATTCTGTCAGTCTTTCTATTTAGTCTTTTCTAAAGCTGCAGGCTCCGCAACTTTTTTCTCTAAATCCGGAAAATGAAGACCGAGTGTTTCTTTAATTTCCGGATTTTCCGGATCTTCAATGACCGTACTGTAAGAACCTTCGCTTGAAACTTTAGGAT contains these protein-coding regions:
- a CDS encoding phosphoglycerate mutase (catalyzes the interconversion of 3-phosphoglycerate and 2-phosphoglycerate; this enzyme does not require the cofactor 2,3-bisphosphoglycerate as a phosphate donor; BPG-independent PGAM; aPGAM), producing the protein MNLDTIKTLSVKTGSKIMLLVMDGCGGLGSPSTGKTELETAKKPNLDQLAKKGVLGLSHPIGRGITPGSGPAHLGLFGYDPLQYLIGRGVLEALGIGFHMTSKNISARANFATMKDGIILDRRAGRIPTDKNIEIVGKLTNAIKEVDGVKIIFKNGKEHRFVVILEGEGLEDGLSETDPQKEGLKPHLVTAINPKAQKAADVLNKLMMKINETLKDEPRANTCLLRGIAKCPHIPSMSEVFKIKPACIANYPMYKGLATLVGMDLLPTGDTIESEFDTLEANFNNYDFFYLHIKKTDSYGEDGNFENKVKIIEEVDKQIPRLTKLGFDVIVVTGDHSTPSVLKGHSWHPNPFVLVSKYLIPDEAETFNERECRKGGLGQFLAVEAMPLMLGHAGKLEKYGA